A stretch of DNA from candidate division WOR-3 bacterium:
TAAAAACTACATAATCAAACTCATTCCAATACCGGTGAGTATTGGAACTGAAAAATTGTCATCCCAGGGAAGAGGCAGGGCTTCAAATATCGTTGACATAAGAGCACCAGAAAAGAGAATCCATAACGGTACGTTTAATAAAGAATGGAGAATAATAACAACAATTAAATTTGAACAAAAATAGGCTATGCTTCCAATGAGTGTTTTTTTAAATAATTTTGGTCCTCTTATATTCTGTCCGAACATTGCAGCAAATGTATCGCCGACAATGACAAAAGTACAGGCAGAAATTACAATGGGACGGGAGAATAGTAATGCCGTAATCAAACAACCTAATAATAAAAATGTTGCACCGCTAAGATTTGTTAATTCTCTTCTCCTTAAAAAAGAACCGAAGAAAAGGATAAATCCTTCTTTCACACCATTTACATGAAGACGAATAAAGTCAACCGCAACAATGACTACTGTTACAATGATTAGTAAAGATCTTGCTGATGGCTGGGGTAGAAGATAATATAAGACTGGTATAAAGATTGCCCAGAGGTTCATTAATTTACGAAAAATTTCAGCCTTAAGCATTATTTTTTATTAAAATTCAATACCGGCAGAGAATTTGTTTGATATCCCAAGATCCTGGTGGGTTATGAGACCATAATCAAAGGTTAGTTTTTTATATTTTAAACCCACACCTGCGGTATAACGATTATTACTTTTACCCAGCCTTCCATAAATTTTATTTTGATATGCAATTTCTATTCCATTATTCAACATAAAATCATTTAAAGAAAGGTCTTTTACAATATCTGATTCTATTGTCAAAACTAAATTCATTTTTGTTATAGGAATATTCGGTGCTATGCCAAGGCATATCTTGGGTGATATATACTCCTTTGTTTCGCTTTCCCAGTAGATAGGGGCAAGAACAAAATCACGTATGCTAATACCGGCATTTAGATTGCTTAAATTCAATTTCAATCCGATATCAAACCCGCCACCAATACCGGTGAGTACCGCGAGGTCGCGATAATATATTTTCAGATTCATTCCATAAGAAAAAATATTTTTTAATTTACTGAAATTTAGATAAAAGACCATATCCTTTGTTGATACTGTATCATAAGGAATGGGTATATTTTCATCCCCGGGCTGTTTGGTTGTATCGGGAAGGGTTGTTAATTTAATGCTGCCGACATAAACCATTTGAGCCCCGACACCATAAATAATACTTTCCTTTGGAATAACTATAGCACCAAACTCATTTTTTACAATACCGGCAAAATTCTCTGCATGCATAATGTGAAGGGATTTATTAATGAGAAACGAACCTGCAGGGTTTAAAACAATATAACTTGGGTCAATGCCCTGTGCAACGCCGGTACCACCCATACCGCAAGTCCTTCCGCCAACGATTAACTCCTGAAATTCACCTGCATATTTTGTGCCGAAACAAAGACTGACACAAAAAAAGATTGTGCCCATAAAACAAAGACAAAAATTATTAATTTTTATGTTCCTATACATTTTACAACACCCCTTAAATATTTTTTTACCCTTGCGCCATGCCCGTGGCGAGCCCTGACAGTTATTCTGAATTCATATTCCCCGGGTGGCACAACATTACCTTTATCATCCAGTCCATCCCAGACAATTAGAACTTCACCGGCAGGTTTTTTTAATCCGTCTATCAAATTTGCTATTTTCTGTCCTGCCTGATTATAGATATCAATATCAATCCTTGCTTCGTCTGTAACATATAGTGCCAGTGTTGTTCCTGGTTGTTTCGCCGAGAAAACGGATGGGAAACAACCAACAAATATTGCGTCTATTGAAATCCAGAGATACTGTCCGCCTTCTTTTTCGGTGATAAAAACCTGACCATATCGTCTTCCAATAGTAATACCACGCGGTGAATGGAATTCTCCCTGTCCAACCCCGGTTCTTCCTTCAGATATTATATATGTTAAATTACGATCAAACTTATGTATCTGGTCATTTTTCTCATCGGTCACATATATATTCCCAAAGTAATCAATCGCGCAATACAGAAAGTTCGCTTCAGCAAGACCAATTTCAAAACTATATAATGAGTTCAAAAATCTCCCAGAAGTCGCAAATCTGGATACCCTTTTACCATCGTTATCAATTATCACAATAAACTCATCTTTATAATGGTTATTAGGTGCATCTGCATCAATTACTTCAATGCCCATTGGATGGAAGATTTCACCATAAGATTGCCCTTCTCTGCCAAAAGATCTCAATAGAGAATCTGCAGGAGAATAAACATATATTTTTGAGTTATCGTAATCTGTGATATATAAGTTATTCTTTGAATCAAGGGATACATCAAATGGCCTGCCTGGAAGTTGTATCTCGCCAATCAACTCTAATTTACCTTTTGCGTATTGCAATTTTACAACCCTCTTATTTCCAAAATCAGCAACACATACTAAACCATCTTCATTGGCAGTTATTCCTTTGGGCTGGGAAAACATTTTCTCATTTCCAAATAATTTTACAGCCGATAACCCAATATTATAAACAATTTGTCCTGAGCCGGAATTCACTGCAAAGACGGTTAATTCATCAT
This window harbors:
- a CDS encoding FlgD immunoglobulin-like domain containing protein; its protein translation is MFRLIFFIICQYQPQTLAVPPFEHTFGFYRASKYYLRLYIGPNFDYNDPQGIAAVKLKELDDPKTKKDDDELTVFAVNSGSGQIVYNIGLSAVKLFGNEKMFSQPKGITANEDGLVCVADFGNKRVVKLQYAKGKLELIGEIQLPGRPFDVSLDSKNNLYITDYDNSKIYVYSPADSLLRSFGREGQSYGEIFHPMGIEVIDADAPNNHYKDEFIVIIDNDGKRVSRFATSGRFLNSLYSFEIGLAEANFLYCAIDYFGNIYVTDEKNDQIHKFDRNLTYIISEGRTGVGQGEFHSPRGITIGRRYGQVFITEKEGGQYLWISIDAIFVGCFPSVFSAKQPGTTLALYVTDEARIDIDIYNQAGQKIANLIDGLKKPAGEVLIVWDGLDDKGNVVPPGEYEFRITVRARHGHGARVKKYLRGVVKCIGT